A stretch of Brassica napus cultivar Da-Ae chromosome C6, Da-Ae, whole genome shotgun sequence DNA encodes these proteins:
- the LOC106405769 gene encoding zinc finger CCCH domain-containing protein 16, protein MRKELCRNFQQGSCRYGERCRYLHPQQNKTSNNPFGFGVQGGSNSNRPNQSQPFQNTWQRNPSSGSGGGASSSTQQSGKQTQQADHKCTDPAACKRVIQEDLKNERPMWKLTCYAHCKHLPCDVSGDISYEELRAMAYEESKRGVPLQSIAERERNLQNAKVAEFENFLRSPYRGAATSNQTPSIFPPATQVNSSPPGGFSAFNQQPAFPNTNAGGGGPPNPFGRFNQQPNAFSVNTPQPAPSGPSGFLSQPSSFGLGPAAPSAFQPSVSFKPASFGPGPVAPSGFQSQPASFGPGPGLSTPPQNSSIFPSVTPTPAFNTNQNNQTGFSFNSPVASFTSPAVDTTNTPSGAELQAGGAPVDSSIWLKEKWNPGEIPEQAPPDAFVHR, encoded by the exons ATGAGAAAAGAGTTGTGCAGAAACTTTCAGCAAGGAAG TTGTAGGTACGGAGAAAGATGTAGATACCTTCATCCACAACAGAACAAGACTTCGAACAACCCTTTTGGATTTGGTGTACAAGGCGGTTCTAACTCCAACAGACCAAATCAATCTCAG CCTTTTCAGAATACATGGCAACGTAATCCTTCTAGTGGTAGTGGTGGTGGTGCTTCTTCTTCTACGCAGCAGTCTGGTAAACAGACTCAGCAGGCTGACCATAA ATGCACGGATCCTGCTGCGTGTAAGAGGGTGATTCAAGAGGATCTTAAGAATGAGAGACCCATGTGGAAGCTCACTTGCTACGCTCACTGCAAACA CCTTCCTTGTGACGTTTCTGGTGATATCAGCTACGAAGAGTTACGTGCCATGGCGTATGAAGAATCCAAACGAGGAGTACCTCTACAGTCTATT GCTGAAAGGGAGAGGAACTTGCAAAATGCTAAAGTAGCTGAGtttgaaaactttctaaggagtccATACAGAGGCGCTGCTACATCCAATCAAACTCCTAGTATCTTCCCACCAGCTACTCAGGTCAACTCCTCCCCTCCAGGAGGATTCTCTGCCTTCAACCAACAACCAGCATTCCCCAACACCAATGCTGGTGGTGGAGGACCTCCTAATCCTTTTGGGCGGTTTAATCAACAACCTAATGCTTTCAGCGTCAACACTCCTCAACCTGCTCCTTCGG GTCCTTCTGGTTTCCTGAGTCAACCATCATCGTTTGGACTGGGACCAGCTGCTCCATCTGCTTTCCAACCATCAGTATCGTTCAAGCCAGCATCGTTTGGACCTGGACCAGTTGCTCCCTCTGGTTTCCAGAGTCAGCCAGCATCGTTTGGACCTGGGCCAGGACTCTCCACACCTCCACAGAACAGCAGCATCTTTCCTTCAGTAACTCCAACGCCGGCTTTTAACACTAACCAGAATAATCAGACCGGTTTTAGTTTCAATTCCCCTGTTGCATCTTTCACTTCTCCAGCTGTAGACACAACAAACACACCTTCCGG AGCCGAGCTGCAAGCAGGAGGTGCCCCTGTTGATAGCAGCATCTGGTTAAAGGAGAAATGGAATCCAGGAGAG ATTCCAGAGCAAGCGCCGCCTGATGCATTTGTTCATCGATAA